The DNA sequence CCCTTTATAAACATAGAACAACAAAAGAGGTGGAAAATAAATTTCCAACTCTTGAGGGGGGCGTTGTTAAGAAACCAATTCTCCTGTGAGTACATTGATAGACTTGACAGTACCTGTTGTATCAGTATAGCTGACCGTCTTGTTTTCAGGATGATAGGTAAACTTTTCTAAGCTCAAACCATATTTAAAAGCAATTTTAATCATTTTTGCTCGGAAATCTTGCAGAGACAATCCATAGCTTGCTGCGCGTGCCTTTTCAGCTTCTTCTTCAGCATTAACTGTTGGTTTTTCAGTCCCTTTTGAATTTTCCTTTTCATCATCTACCTCTTTACTTGCAGAGTCGTCTTTCTTATCTTCTGGCTCTTCATTTGGTGCATAGTTCTTTCCGTTATCTGATTGATTTTTCTTACCATGCTGACTAGAATTACCAAAACCATTGTCAGAATGCGGACGGTCTCCTGGATGAGTGACGTAATATTTCACGGTCGCAAGGAAATCTTCCATACTGTAGCCGTCAGGTGCTTTGTAAAGTCCTTGATCAAACCAAGAAAGAGAGATATTATGATAATGGTCATGATGCGGAATAATGAGCTGACCGTTTTTCATGTCTACAACATAGGCTGTGTTATAAGGCATCGCTTCAACCGGCACCTTTTTAGCTGGGGTTACACGATTGTAAATAGACAAAGCTGTTTCCTTATTTGGATTCGTTTGGTTATCTTCAGATTTTTGAGGCTTTTTATTCTTCATATAAGCTTCTGCCGCCTGTCTTTCTGACTTGGACAAATCGCTCTTAGGAATATAATGACTGTGATTCATGTGCGGAGCTGTATAGCCATCGCCTTGGTCTTCCGTCAAATCATGTGGATCAAAGATATAACCGTCTGATGTTGCATAACGACCTGCAGCTTTAGCTAATGCTACTTCATCAGCCGTATAAGCAATTTGCGAATTTGCTTTGCCTGCGCGTTCAGGGTGCTGTACCTCACTTGACAATTTCAAAACCTTATCCAATAAGGCAAGCTTATCCACATTCGGATTGGCAGCCTGTTGCATGAGGTCTTCAACCGTTGCCAGTTGTGCTTTATCCCCTTTGCTTTCAAGCGTTTGACGAATTGGTGTTAAGACTTTCTTGAAAGCAGCAACGATTTCAGCATTTTTCTTTGTCAGTCCCGCTTGTGTTTCCGGATCAACCGCCTTGACGATTTCAGACAACAAATCTTTCACTTTTTGAAGCACTGTTGCTTTTTCTTCTGTTCCAAGAGTGAAGCCAGATTTGATACCAGCGAGTTGCTCTTCAAAGTTTGCCTTTTGACTAGCATTTGTCACCTTACTCATCAAACTTTCAGCCTTATTGATAAAGGTTTGAATCTGTTCATCCGTCACTTCTGTCTCAGATGGTTCTTCTTTTGGCTTTTCAGGCTCTTTGCTTGGCTCAGTTTGCTTGCCATCATTAGGTTTGTTTGGCTGTGTTTGGTCCTTGCCCGTATCTTGGTTCGGTTTACTTGGGTTTGTCTGTTGATTACTTTGACCAGCTAGCTTTTTCGCTTCTGAATAGTCCATACCAGGAACAATCATCCGCGAAATTTTTTCTTCTAGTGGCGACATTTGACTATAGTAAATGAAATGATAATGATTACCATGTGGCACTGCCACCCCACTAGAAGATTTTTTAGTAATCTGTGCCGGGTCAAATATCAAACCATCAGATTCCACATGACGTTGGTTTAACGGCATCAAGTACAGTTGTTTTAACAGATTGATGATTTCTTGATGAGCAGATGGAGTATTCTGATGACTTGGTTGTGATGGCTGCGCATGATAATTATTGCCCTGATGGGTCTGTGTTCCCGGCGTTGATGGTTGGTAATGAATAGAAGGTAGTGTAGTTCCGCCATTTGATGGTCTTGATGGCGTTGGACTTGGACTCGGAGTTGATGTCGTACCGCCAGATTTGTGTTTGTTGTCCCAATAGCTCTGAGCAGCAGCTAACTCACTAGGAGACAAATCTTTCTTTGGAATATAATGGAAATGATTACCATGCGGTACGATGAAGCCATCTCCAGTATCTTCTATCACATCTGTCGGATTGAAGACATAGCCGTCATCCGTCGTATAACGACCTTGCGCACGAGCTTCTTTGACAGCTGTTGTTACAGCACCACCTTTCGCTCCCTTATGGCCTTTGCCACTATATTCTGCCCTTTGGCGAGCAATTTCTTCTTTTGTACGAACATTACTGGTATGATTTGGATCTTTCAAGTAAAGGTAATATTTCCCATTTACCTTGATAATGTAGCCATCTTTCACTTCGTTGATAATATCAGACTGCTGCAAGGTATAGTTTGGATCCCGCATAATCAGCTCTTCACTGATAATCGCATCATAAGGGACTTTCCCATTATAATAATGATAATGATCACCGTGAGAAGTTACGTAACCTTGGTCTGTAATTTTGACAACAATCTGTTCCGCATTGATTCCTTCTTTTGCGCTCACTTCATCAGGCGACAAATTCTCTGCTTGCTTGCCCTTGTTTGCTTTAGATTTTCCATTTACATAAGCAACACGGTTATTTTCCTTGCTAGATACTGTCTGATGACGCCCCAGCTCATAGCTACACAAACTTAGGACAACAACTGCAACAGAACCGATAAGATATTTTTTCTTCATGATTCTCCTCATTTTTTCAATTCTTTTGCCAATGTCGCTAGATTGGCTTCTAGATTTTCAAGATAAGTATGATTATTTTGCGGATCAGCTTCCAAAGGGTTTAATTGTTTTAGTTTAACGCCTGTAGATTTGACCAAAGTTTTCGCAACTTTTGATGAAGCATTACTTTCCACAAAAATGGTTTTAACTTTATAAGTTTTGACAAATTCTTCAATTTCCGTCAATTGGCGCGGACTTGGTTCCTGCTCTGGAGAAATCCCGGCAATCCCCAACTGCCTCAATCCAAATCGCTTCGCCAAATAAGAAAAGGCAGTATGCTGCGTCACAAATGTTTTTTGCCTTGCAGCTTTGAAAATCGGTTGATATTTTTTAGTCAATTCTTTTGCCTTACCTGCCAGCTCTTTCGCGTTTTTTTGATAGGTTTCTTTATTTTTACTATCAATCTTCGAAAGTTTATCAGCGATAATCTGTGCTTCTTCTGCCACTTTTTCTGGGTCTAACCACGTGTGTGGATCGTAAAGAGTCTTTTCATCCACTCCTTCACCAGCAGCTACATCTTCTAATCCCGGCACACGCTCCAGCTTCATCCCTTCTGAAGCTTCAAGTACCTTCACTTTAGATTTTTTTAGATTTGGATCCAATTTTCCTGCCCATGACTCTAGTGTATGAGAATGGTAAACAAAGACATCCGCATCATAGATAGCTGCTACATCGTTGGCTGATGGTTCAAAGGAATGAATACCGCTACTGGATTGAATCATCCGAACATCGTTTAAATCGCCTGATACTTCTTTGACCATGGCATAAATCGGGTAAAAACTTGTTACAATTTTCATTCCCTTGCTCTGCTTTTTGCTACCTGCACCGCACGCCGTCAGCAGCAAAACCAGTCCTGCCACAAAAATAGAAAATAAATATTTCCTTAATTTCATATATCACTCCTTAACTAGTGTTTAACCAGTTTATTAACTGGTTAATATGATACCATGATAGAAATTAGCTGTCAAGAATTTTTTATCTGTTTTTTTAACAATAATAAAAAAGCTTTCTAAATAACATTAGAAAACTTTTACTCTTACCAATCGCTTTTTTCTTTACGAATCTCTTCCAGCATTTCAGCTTCTTCTGCTGTGAACTCATATTTTTCTAGCAAATCTGGACGACGCTCGTAAGTCTTTTTCAAACTCTCATACAGACGCCATTTTCGGATATTTTCATGATGACCACTCATCAAAATATCTGGCACAACCATTCCACGAAAATCATACGGGCGAGTATATTGAGGATATTCTAAAAGCCCTGATGAAAAACTATCATCAGTATGACTGGCTTCCTTACCAAGAACTTCAGGAATCAGCCGTACCGTCGCATCGATCATCGTCATGGCAGCCAATTCTCCACCGGTCAAAACATAGTCTCCAAGCGAGATTTCGTCTGTCACCAAACTTTTAATCCGCTCATCATAACCTTCATAATGTCCACAAATAAAAATCAATTCTTCTTCTTGGGAAAGCTCTTCCGCATAGGCTTGATTAAATGTTCGACCAGCAGGATCCAACAAAACGACTCGTGGCTGCTTTTTTTCAATCGCATCATAAGCATCAAAAATTGGTTGCGCTCTGAGCAGCATTCCCTGACCGCCCCCATAAGGCTCGTCATCAACGTGTCTCGATTTCTCTGCATTTTCTCGAAAATTATGATAGTGAATCTCTAGTAATCCTTTTTCGCGCGCCTTGCCAACTATTGAATGCTCTAAAGGGGCAAACATCTCCGGAAATAGGGTCAAAATATCAATCTTCATCGTCCAGTCCTTCCGGAATTTCCACATCTACTCGACTATTTTCAAGATCAATATTCAATACAACAGGCGGAATATAAGGCAACAGTAAATCACGCTTGCCTTTGCGCTTTACCACCCAGACATCATTAGCACCGGGCTGCAAAATTTCTTTAATTGTTCCAATCAAAATATCCTGTTCATAAACATTCAAGCCAATAATTTCATGATAGTAAAATTCGCCTTCATCTAAATCCGATAAATCTTCTTCAGCCACTTTCAAAGTAAAATCCCGATATTTCTCAATGTCATTGATATGGTACATTCCTTTGAATTTGATAATATCAAAATTTTTCATCTTACGATGACTAGCAATTTCCACATTCATGACAAAATTATCTTTCTTATCAAAAAGTCCCAACATACTTCCCTTTTTAAAACGTTCCTCTGCAAAATCCGTCACCGATAGTACACGCATTTCACCTTGCAAACCTTGCGTATTCACAATCTTTCCAACATTATAATAGTTCATTTTCTCTCCAAGTACTAGCATTATCTTTTTTATTTTATCATTAATAAAGGGAATTCTCAAGAAAACAAAAACCCACCCACGCCATGATATGATATACTCCCCTTATAGTGGACAATGAAAAAACAAAAATTCACTAAAACTATAAGGGGAGTTTTTCTATACTTTCTATAAATTAGCTCAAGCGTATTATATATAGCTTGGAGCTTCTATCACAAAAAAGAGCTATCAAAAATAGCTCAATATTTTCCTAAGTCTAAAATTTGATTATATCTACTTTCATCCTCAATATGGTGAGCAATTTCTAGCATCATAACAGGTAGAGAAAACAGTAGATCACGCACCATCTGGCTGTTTTCCTCGTCCAAGGCAGCAGTTACCTCATCTACTAGTAAAACATCCTTTTTACGCAGAAGAAATCTTGCCAGTTCAATCCGAACCCTCTGACCACCCGAAATATTGTCACCATTGTTACTGACAACAAAGTCCAACCCTTCTGTTAATTCATTGTCGAGCTTGACTTGTTTTAAAACAAACCACAAATCTTCATCAGAAAAGACTTGTCCCAAAGTCAAATTATATCGAACTGTGTCATTAAAAAGGAATGGATGCTGGCTAATAATACCAACACTAGATACAAAATGAGATGTATAGTTATTAGTTGTTGTCACACCAGTAATCTGACCTTCATCAGCCTGCTCCTCACCAATAATTATCCGAAACAAGGTCGATTTCCCACAGCCACTCGGTCCCTTGATTAAAACTTTCTGACCAGTTTGGATGTCCAAATTCAGATGGGTAAAAAGCTGTCTGCTACCATAAGATTTACTTAAATTTTGGATGTGCAGGGCACGAAGTTCTTGCATATCATCTTTCGCCAGTTGTTTATCATCTTTACTGTCTAATACTCCATAAATCTTGTCCGCAGTCGTTTTTGCCCCTTGGATATCTACTGTATCATACATGATTGTCTGGATAGGACTCACCAACTGACCAGCTGCGATATACATGGCGACAAGACTAGCGACAGATACCCTATGACCATTCATGGAAAAGAAGAAACCTAACACAAGCGGTAAAACCTGACTCAGAAATACCATAAAGCCATTACAAAAGAAGACGATATTATGGGTGAAGCAAAATTTTTGGATAGCTCGTTGATATTTCCAATTCACATTCCATAATTTTTGTCTATTTTCCAGAATCGCTTGATTCATGAGCAGAGTCTGCGCCCCTCGGATGCTGTCAGATACCTGATTATGAACCTCCACTCTGTCTTGAGCCATATCGTCACCAGTATGTTTGAGCCTTTTGTTCATTAAATATTGAGGAATAGGGCGTAAGATAGTAAAGAAGACAAAAATACTCCCCAGTAACAGATTTTGCGTAATAATATAAATTGCTGTTAGTAAAGCAACAAATCCCCAGCAAATTATGTTAATGTACTTTTCTAAATAATTATCCCCCAAATACTCCATATCCTGTGTGAGCATGGTGATTTTTTCATCTTCACTATAATCCTTATTTGTCATTAACTTACCAAATAAATCTGCTCTCATATTCATCTGAATCTCACGTCGAAATACGTTATGCGTGTGATTGCAAAAGAGCATCAAGCTATACAAGACAAAGTAGACTGTAAAACCAAAAAGAGCAAATTGCACTATCTTAAAATAGGTTAGTTCTCCTTGGTTTAAGGACAAAGCTCGAGATACTACTAAAGGTTGAGCAAGAGCCAATCCTCCATTTGCCAGTGCCCCGATGACAGTATAAAATTTCGTTTTCTTATCCAGATAGTGAAAAATTTTATTCATAATGTCCTCCTGGAAAAATAGAGAGGCTAGCACTCCTCTCCATATTACCGTTTCTAATCTACTAACTGCAAATATTACAGGTATTGGTTACAGTTTCTGATCTCTTAGGAAGTTCTTTGTTTTTCTTTAAATGCATTATATAATTATACATCAATTTTATAAAAAATAACCCCCCACAAAAATTATGGGGATGTTTGTAGAGAAGTTCTAAAAGAAAACTTCACTTTTTATATCACTTTTACTATTAACAAAAAGCTATAAAACTCGGATTACAGCCTTAAAAAATTAATAATTAATTATTTAGGAATAGTTCTAACAATTACTAAAATACTAACTAGATAACAATTATACTATCTCTTCCAAGGGAAATTGAATCTTCTTTATTTAGTAAAAAAGTTTCCTCATAACTGTTCATTGAAATTTTGGATATTGAATTATAAAGGTCACAATCATCTGGTAATTCATAATTATAATTTGAGTATTCTTCTAACAGATAGAATATTTCTTTATTAATTCCAATCTGATAACCTTCAAATTCTACTAAAGTATATTCTATTCCATTTAAATTTTTGATTTCTATTTTTTTATTATTAGACGACAATAATTCGATAATATTTTTATAATAGTGTAAAATTGCAACATTAGCGTCTAAAGAGTATTCTAATTCCCCATCATATTCAGGATCAACATCACAAAATTTTAATTCATCATCTTGGAAATAAGAACCTGTTATATGTCTCTCAAAGCGAGTTATATAATGGTAATTACCAGAAGACTCCTTAAATGTCAATTGACCAATTGAGTTAACCTGTTTTTTTGCTTTGGTAATAGTACGATTATCTATACTATTCTTCACACTACCTTTAGCTTCAATTAAATAAGCATTATTTATACTACCATATCCTAAACCAAAGAAATCAGGAAAATATTTAGTGGTGTTTACTACCCTGGAGATAGCAGGATCCTTTAGATGATATAAATAAGGAATTTTATATTCTTTTTCTGCAATTGCATATGCTGATAGTATGCCAATAAAATAGGAGATAGCTGATTTAATAGATGTTTCCGAATTAGAATAATCACCTGTTATATAAAACTTCTGATTACTCTCTGTTAAAGCCATATTAACTAAATGAAAATAAAATCTTTGTCCACTAAAGGATACACCTTTATTCCTAAAACCACCAGCATTTATAAGATATCTTATAAAATCCTTTTTTGAAAGAGGAATTGTTTTTTTATATTAACTTTCTTATTGATATAATTATTAACAGTATTATAAAATAATACATCAATCATAAGTTTAAATCCTTAATAAAATTTAGAAAACACCCCCACAAAAAA is a window from the Streptococcus anginosus subsp. whileyi MAS624 genome containing:
- a CDS encoding pneumococcal-type histidine triad protein, whose protein sequence is MKKKYLIGSVAVVVLSLCSYELGRHQTVSSKENNRVAYVNGKSKANKGKQAENLSPDEVSAKEGINAEQIVVKITDQGYVTSHGDHYHYYNGKVPYDAIISEELIMRDPNYTLQQSDIINEVKDGYIIKVNGKYYLYLKDPNHTSNVRTKEEIARQRAEYSGKGHKGAKGGAVTTAVKEARAQGRYTTDDGYVFNPTDVIEDTGDGFIVPHGNHFHYIPKKDLSPSELAAAQSYWDNKHKSGGTTSTPSPSPTPSRPSNGGTTLPSIHYQPSTPGTQTHQGNNYHAQPSQPSHQNTPSAHQEIINLLKQLYLMPLNQRHVESDGLIFDPAQITKKSSSGVAVPHGNHYHFIYYSQMSPLEEKISRMIVPGMDYSEAKKLAGQSNQQTNPSKPNQDTGKDQTQPNKPNDGKQTEPSKEPEKPKEEPSETEVTDEQIQTFINKAESLMSKVTNASQKANFEEQLAGIKSGFTLGTEEKATVLQKVKDLLSEIVKAVDPETQAGLTKKNAEIVAAFKKVLTPIRQTLESKGDKAQLATVEDLMQQAANPNVDKLALLDKVLKLSSEVQHPERAGKANSQIAYTADEVALAKAAGRYATSDGYIFDPHDLTEDQGDGYTAPHMNHSHYIPKSDLSKSERQAAEAYMKNKKPQKSEDNQTNPNKETALSIYNRVTPAKKVPVEAMPYNTAYVVDMKNGQLIIPHHDHYHNISLSWFDQGLYKAPDGYSMEDFLATVKYYVTHPGDRPHSDNGFGNSSQHGKKNQSDNGKNYAPNEEPEDKKDDSASKEVDDEKENSKGTEKPTVNAEEEAEKARAASYGLSLQDFRAKMIKIAFKYGLSLEKFTYHPENKTVSYTDTTGTVKSINVLTGELVS
- a CDS encoding metal ABC transporter solute-binding protein, Zn/Mn family — protein: MKLRKYLFSIFVAGLVLLLTACGAGSKKQSKGMKIVTSFYPIYAMVKEVSGDLNDVRMIQSSSGIHSFEPSANDVAAIYDADVFVYHSHTLESWAGKLDPNLKKSKVKVLEASEGMKLERVPGLEDVAAGEGVDEKTLYDPHTWLDPEKVAEEAQIIADKLSKIDSKNKETYQKNAKELAGKAKELTKKYQPIFKAARQKTFVTQHTAFSYLAKRFGLRQLGIAGISPEQEPSPRQLTEIEEFVKTYKVKTIFVESNASSKVAKTLVKSTGVKLKQLNPLEADPQNNHTYLENLEANLATLAKELKK
- the trmD gene encoding tRNA (guanosine(37)-N1)-methyltransferase TrmD → MKIDILTLFPEMFAPLEHSIVGKAREKGLLEIHYHNFRENAEKSRHVDDEPYGGGQGMLLRAQPIFDAYDAIEKKQPRVVLLDPAGRTFNQAYAEELSQEEELIFICGHYEGYDERIKSLVTDEISLGDYVLTGGELAAMTMIDATVRLIPEVLGKEASHTDDSFSSGLLEYPQYTRPYDFRGMVVPDILMSGHHENIRKWRLYESLKKTYERRPDLLEKYEFTAEEAEMLEEIRKEKSDW
- the rimM gene encoding ribosome maturation factor RimM (Essential for efficient processing of 16S rRNA) — encoded protein: MNYYNVGKIVNTQGLQGEMRVLSVTDFAEERFKKGSMLGLFDKKDNFVMNVEIASHRKMKNFDIIKFKGMYHINDIEKYRDFTLKVAEEDLSDLDEGEFYYHEIIGLNVYEQDILIGTIKEILQPGANDVWVVKRKGKRDLLLPYIPPVVLNIDLENSRVDVEIPEGLDDED
- a CDS encoding ATP-binding cassette domain-containing protein, whose protein sequence is MNKIFHYLDKKTKFYTVIGALANGGLALAQPLVVSRALSLNQGELTYFKIVQFALFGFTVYFVLYSLMLFCNHTHNVFRREIQMNMRADLFGKLMTNKDYSEDEKITMLTQDMEYLGDNYLEKYINIICWGFVALLTAIYIITQNLLLGSIFVFFTILRPIPQYLMNKRLKHTGDDMAQDRVEVHNQVSDSIRGAQTLLMNQAILENRQKLWNVNWKYQRAIQKFCFTHNIVFFCNGFMVFLSQVLPLVLGFFFSMNGHRVSVASLVAMYIAAGQLVSPIQTIMYDTVDIQGAKTTADKIYGVLDSKDDKQLAKDDMQELRALHIQNLSKSYGSRQLFTHLNLDIQTGQKVLIKGPSGCGKSTLFRIIIGEEQADEGQITGVTTTNNYTSHFVSSVGIISQHPFLFNDTVRYNLTLGQVFSDEDLWFVLKQVKLDNELTEGLDFVVSNNGDNISGGQRVRIELARFLLRKKDVLLVDEVTAALDEENSQMVRDLLFSLPVMMLEIAHHIEDESRYNQILDLGKY